The genomic segment GACCCGCTCCATGTCGCGGGACTTGCCGTCGCGTACGACGATCTCGCGGTCGGAGTACGCGGCGACCCGCGCTTCGTGGGTGACCAGGACGACGGCCGCGCCGGTGTCCCGGGCGGCGTCGGTCAGCAGTCGCATGACGCGCTCGCCGTTGAGGGAGTCCAGGGCGCCGGTCGGCTCGTCCGCGAAGACCACACGGGGTCCGCCGACGAGCGCGCGGGCCACCGCGACCCGCTGGCCCTGGCCGCCGGAGACCTCGCCGGGGCGCTTGTGCCCGAGGTCGTCGACCTCCAGCCGGTGCAGCCACTCGGTGGCCAGCCGCTCGGCCTCCTTGCGCTTGGTGCCGTTCAGCCGCAGGGGCAGCGCCACGTTCTCGACGCAGGTCAGCTCGGGGACGAGCTGGCCGAACTGGAAGACGAACCCGAAGTCGCCGCGGCGCAGGGCGCTGCGGGCGGCGTCGGACATGGCCGACAGCTCCTCGCCCCGGTACAGGACCTTGCCGGCGTCGGGCCGCACGATGCCGGCCAGGCAGTGCAGCAGCGTCGACTTGCCGGAGCCGGAGGGGCCCATCACGGCCACGACCTCAC from the Streptomyces sp. RKAG293 genome contains:
- a CDS encoding ABC transporter ATP-binding protein, encoding MTSSTPQPSTPLLTADALHKTYGPTPALDGADFTIRSGEVVAVMGPSGSGKSTLLHCLAGIVRPDAGKVLYRGEELSAMSDAARSALRRGDFGFVFQFGQLVPELTCVENVALPLRLNGTKRKEAERLATEWLHRLEVDDLGHKRPGEVSGGQGQRVAVARALVGGPRVVFADEPTGALDSLNGERVMRLLTDAARDTGAAVVLVTHEARVAAYSDREIVVRDGKSRDMERVA